Genomic window (Phacochoerus africanus isolate WHEZ1 chromosome 1, ROS_Pafr_v1, whole genome shotgun sequence):
CTCTGGGATCTCTCAGTGTGGCATTGTCATCGTCACCTGAGTGGGGCCAGCAGCTCTGGCCACACTGACCCAGGACCGCCACTCTTCCACCTCCCCGGAGCCTGCGAGGggtccctggtggcccagcccgCCCTGCCCCCTCACCCCGTTTACTCCTTTTTCTGTTGTCTGCTTCTAGGGTGCCAAGGGCAACATGGGTGAGCCCGGAGAGCCTGGACAGAAGGGGCGACAGGTGAGCGAGTGTCTGTCCTGCCCCACCGGTGGCCCAGCGCCCAGGGCTGGGGTTACAGCCACGGCCCCTTGTTCTTCCACAGGGAGATCCAGGCATCGAAGGCCCCATTGGATTCCCAGGACCCAAGGCAAGTTGCTGCCGGCCCCGACTGGGTGGCTGGGGACACGGGGACAAGCCAAGGGCTGCGTGGCTCCAGGAGAGGCCAGCTGCCGGGTCAGGATGTGTCGAGGGCAGCCCTCCATCCCCGCCCCCGGCCCGAGGACGTGAACCTTCTCAGTATTTCCGACGCCGCTGTCCCCAAAGCGAGCCTCCAGCCTGAGCCCTGCTCTCTCCTCACCCCGCCACCCGCCACCGCCTGATGtcagccctgccccctgccccgggGCCCGCGGGCACCAGCGCACACGCCAGTAACgctgcttctctctcctccccacctcagGGGGTTCCTGGTTTCAAAGGAGAGAAGGTGAGTAGACTCTGGGTGGCCAGACCTCGCATGGCCCTGGGAGCCCCGGCCCTAACCCCCTCGGCAGCGTCGTGCTGCGGGTGGCCTTCTGGGGCCCCTCCGGCCTCGTGTGTGGTCCGAGGACAGACTTGGGCCCCGAGGCAGTGGCAGCCGTGATGTGAAGACGCACGGCTAACGGGCCTCCTTTCCTCCTGCGCAGGGCGAGTTTGGAGCCGATGGGAGGAAGGTGAGCAGACGGTtatgcgggggcgggggggacactGCTGGGAAGGAAGGGCGCGGGGGCTGACGgagtcctcctccccctctcctccaggGCGCCCCCGGCCTGGCCGGCAAGAACGGGACCGATGGTCAGAAGGTACAGTGCGCCCGGGGCTCTGTGCGTGGGTGGGGTCGGGGTGCCCAAGGCACTTCCAGGTCATAGGAATGCCCACGACTGACTCCTGACCCTCGGGTCCTGCCAGGGCTGGGCCTCCGGGCCCCTCCAGCCACTGCCCGCAGCCCGCACCTACCCAGTGGGCCCGGGACAGGTGGGAGCACTGCAAGAGCTGGAGCGGACCTTTGCTCCTGAAAAGCAGGGCACAGCCTTGCAGAAAGCCCAGCAGAAAGCCCAGCCTGACCCGCaggccccacctctgccctggtGGGGGCTCACACATGCACGGGGCACCCAAACGCCACAACTCACgtcacatgcatgcacacacacatcccagGCGAGCACACGCGAGGGGGCGGCACAGACACCcatgctcccccccacccccaccccagggactcCCTCCTCTGCAGAGGCCCCACCCTGATAGTGGAGCTGCTGACACAGGCGTCCCACAGTTGGTGCCCAGTACGCTGAGAACTGGCACCATTGGCGCACATGTCATGGGGGTGGTGTCTCCGGAAACCCAGCTCTGATGCATTTCCTGCCCCCTCTTCTCCCTCAGGGCAAGTTAGGGCGCATCGGCCCTCCTGGCTGCAAGGGCGACCCCGGCGATCGGGTGAGCGCAGCACTGCACCTTTGCCTTGACTGCTGGTCCTGGGAGATGCCAGACCCCGGCAGGGCGGGGAGGGCAGTCATCAGCCCTGCGGGCTGCAGCAGGGGACCCGGGAGCCAGCAGCtcagctcctccctcctgccctcctctgcctGTCCCTGACCCCTCCAGGGTTCAGCCGGGGCTGGGGTCACACATGACAGATGCCCCCTGGGGTCTCCTGGGTCAGGTGGAGCGGCTGCTACAGAGTCCCGAGGGGCTCCCATGTCTGAGCCTGTCCAGTCGCCCGCCcaggccctggggggggggggagtggcagCGCATCCAGCAATGGGGTGCTGGtctccctccccccgccacctcccctcctctcctccccgccccaccaCCGTGAGCTCATGGGAAAACGCCAGCGCCGCATGCAGCTCAACCCTCTTCCTCTCTCAGGGCCCCGACGGTTACGTGGGGGAAGCGGGCAGCCCCGGAGAGCGAGGAGACCAAGGCGCCAAGGTAGACGGTCTGgccaaggtggggggtgggggcaggccagAGCCCGTGGGTGGGTCACCCCGGGTGGCCTGCTCCCTTCCTGCAGCTTCAGGCCCGAGGGAGACGGCCCGGCTGAGACACCCAGCAAACAGGACAGAGGGCCGTGCCGTGCCCACACACTGGGCCATGCTCCACGGACCTGGGAGGGGTTCTGCCTGGCCCCTGGGGTCCAAAGGACCTGAGGCTGATTTCTCCAAACGCTTGCAGGGGGATGCTGGCCGCCCAGGACGCAGAGGACCCCCGGGGGAAAACGGGGCAAAAGGAAGCAAGGCAAGTGTTCCCGGCCGGTCCCTGCTctcatgccccccaccccagtgctgCCCAGCCTCCCCATCCCCGCTGCCAGGCCACGGCGCATACGGCACCCCAAGGCAGATGTGGTCCCACCTGAAACGGGGCGAGAGTCCTCTCGGCGCGGGCCCTCCCCACGGGCAGCCGCACAGTGGCCGGGGGTCCCCTAGCGGAGCTGTCTCCTCCCCGCAGGGTTACCAAGGCAACAACGGATCCCCGGGAAGTCCGGGCGTGAAGGGGGCCAAGGGCGGGCCTGGGCCCCGAGGACCCAAAGGCGAGCCGGTGAGTTCACACCGCCTGCAGGCCCTGGTGCAGCCGGGGGGTGGGCAGTGCCCCCTGGGCCCGGCCCCCCGCCTCGCCCTCCTGCAGGGCCGCCTCAGGGCACCCCGCTCTGGGCCTCTCAGCCCACGTCCTCCAGCTTCTGCAGTGCACCTCCTCATCCCAGGCAGCAGACACGAGGGAGGGCCACCGACGAGGGGCCTGCGGGCCCAGCCACGCTCCTGCAAGACACCCAGTGCCAGTGATGTGACCCCACCTTGCCCCGCAGGGCGCCCCTCAGGGCTCCATCCGGACCCAGGCTCACCCTCTGTGGGGCCCACACAGCGCCCCCACCTGGCCATCCCCCAGTGTCCCGCAGCAGGGTGGGTGGGTCCCGGTCCCAGGCTGACCCTCAAAGGGGCCGCGTGCCGAGGCCTGATCCGAAAGGGGACTGGGTGACTTATCGGATAGCCAGTCCAAGCTGGGCCCCAGGCACGATGCCTGAACTCCCAGACTTACAAGCTGACCAGGCCTCGCCATTTCCTGAAGTCTCGGCTGGGACAAAACTGACCCAGCAGAGGACATCTGGGATGCGGCTCTCGAGAGGCCCCAGATCCCAAAACCCAAGTCCTTTGGGGGGAAACAGTATGGGGCTTCGGTGTGCCCCCAACCAgggaccccccccacacacacatgcctgTTCTCTGCAGGGGCGCAGGGGAGACCCTGGAACCAAGGGCGGCCCGGGCAGCGATGGTCCCAAGGGCGAGAAGGTGAGAGCCCTCCGTGGGAGCCCCGGGTGCTGTCGGCCGAGCCTGCATCTTCACCAGGGTGTCATCTTGGTGCCAAGGGGTCCCGGGACCGGGGATGACCAACACCCCCTCCACAGTCCACCCAGGAGAACAAAGGCGACCCCAGGGCCTGGCAATCAGGGGGCACTCCCCAGGGATGGGGACAGCAGAAGGCACACCCTGCCCAGGGGCCTGAGCAGGGCCAGTTCCACATGCACCATGCACAGCTGTGCAGGCTGCGCACTGCTCCACTGCACAGCAaacacaccccccacacacacacagacacacacacacacacacacccgtacACAGCAACCACACACtcagcacatacacacactcaaacacagacgcgcacacacacagcacacacacccatacacagatgcacacacgcacacaccgatacacagatacacacagcacacacacagcaaccacacacacacagtgcacacacacacaccccgatacagacacacacagcatgtgtgcacatgcgcacacacacacccacggtTCTGCAGCTGCAGGAGGAGATCCCGAGGCAGCTCGCTCCCTTTGAAATCAGGCAAAGGGCCAGAAGCAGGGAACTGAGAGGCCGCCCCcggctgtgctgggccaggcagagTGGGCAGGGCAGCTGTTCCAGCATCACCCTCTGCAGGCTGGGCCTCGTGTTCCCAGAAAGCCAAATGCCCCCTTCCCCACGTGCCCCAGACTAACCGGGCCTCTCTTCCCACAGGGGGACCCTGGCCCTGAGGGCCCCCGGGGCCTGGCTGGAGAGGTCGGCAGCAAAGGAGCCAAGGTAAGTGGGGCAGCAGGTGAGCGTCACGGAGGCCCCTGGCTGGAGGGGCTGCACCAAGAACCCCCTTGCGCTCttctgccctccccctgccctgcccccccgcGGGCATCCACAGTGAGTGACAGCAGGGTCCCTTTCTTCCCAGGGAGACCGAGGCCTGCCTGGACCCAGAGGCCCCCAGGGAGCTCTTGGAGAGCCCGGGAAGCAGGTCAGTAGCAGGACGCCTGGAAGGGCCCACAGCTGTGGGGCCCGGGCCCCTCACTGCCCTTTGACCTCATCatctccctcccccgccctgcaGTCCTCTTGGGTCCCAAACTCAGGCAGGCAAGATACTGTCCCCAGAGTAAATTTGGGCAGCAGAACGGGGGGGGCCATGGGTACCTCACTCCCTCACCTGCCCTGAGGGGGTCCAGCCCTaagaagcgggggtgggggaggcggtgGGGGCCTGGGAGCCTGGACGTGGCACAAGGAGAGGAGACCCACAGGACGCCCAGCCCCAGGGGGCAGCAGTgctgcccggggtgggggggacaaaGCTAGATGTGTcattcccccatcccccaccccgctTCTTTTCTGCCCTCAGGGATCTCGGGGAGACCCTGGCGATGCTGGTCCCCGCGGAGACTCAGGACAGCCTGGCCCCAAGGTAGGCCTCTCCCCACCTGGCAGGACGGGCCTGGGGCCTGAGCGAGGCACCCGGGAACGTGCAGGCCCAGCCCCCTTGGTGGGGGCTGACATCACGGGGCCGGGCAGCACCCCTCTGCCGTGTTCTCACCCTTGGGGGTAGCACAGCCCCCCAAAGTGGCCCTACACACGCgagcccctccccagccaccctCAGTCAAGCCAACCATCTCCACCCCTCCCGCTGGACCTGCCCTGACCAGCCTCCCCCATCCTCCAGGGAGACCCCGGCAGGCCTGGATTCAGCTACCCGGGCCCCCGAGGAGCACCCGTAAGTCTGGCATGGGACAGGGACTGGGGGTGGCGGTGGGCTTTGTCTGTCTGGGGGCTCCTGACTTGAAGGTTCCTGGCAGTCCCTCCAGGGCCTCCTGCCTGGGGCCCGGGGCGAGGCCGGGGAGCGCCCAGGGGCACCGTCAGGAACAGAGGCAGGTCCTCCCACAGCCTGCGAGGCGCCTGCAAACCTTGATAACAGAACCTGCCCATCCATGAAGGGAGGGGCTGCAGATCTCGGGGAGGGGGGGCGCTGCAGAGGCAGCAGCCCTCAGCCTGTGCTGACGGACCCCTGTGCTTCCTTCCAGGGAGAGAAAGGCGAGCCTGGCCCCCCTGGCCCCGAGGTACGTGCCGTGCGGCCGGAGCTGAGTGGTGGGAAACAGCCGTGCGCCAGTCTCTTTCAGACTGAACACCTTGGCCTGTGGGATCGCATCTGACCGACCCCCACTGCCAAGTTCGGGTTTCTCCTAAAAAAGCGTGTCCCTCTTGGGTGGATCCCTGGAGgtctgggaggcagaggggagcagTGCCGAGCTCTGCATTGTTAATGGGGGGGGTCCTGTGTCGCAGGGGGGCAGAGGTGACTTTGGCTCCAAAGGAAGACCGGGGACAAAAGGCCAGAAGGGCGAGCCTGTGAGTAGCCCCTGCCCCATCACCCCGTCACCCAGGGCAGGGCCGGGTGCTGGGCCCACCCAGGGCGTTGCCGGAGCCCACCTGCCCTCTTCCCTTCTCAGGCGGATCCTGGTCCCCCTGGTGAGCCAGGCCCCCGGGGGCAGAGAGGAGCCCCAGGACCAGAGGTAAGTCAGTCACCCATCCATCCGGCCTTCAGGCCACAGCCCCAGGGCCAACCAGGCCAACAAGCCCCCTCAACCATGTGGTCAGTGGCGGGGGATCCTGGAGGGGCCACGTGAGAACAAGTCGGGCGCTCCCAGGCTCCCAGCCTTGGTCATGGTGAGCGTCACCTCTCAGTGTCACCCTTCCTCTTCCAGGGAGAGCCTGGCCCCCCAGGAGACCCTGGCCTCACGGTAGGTGTCAGTCAGGGATGGAATCAGGGTCCACCTCCCTCCTAAAATCTGAAAGAAAGGGCAGCAGGGCCGGGTCAGAGGGCGGTGGCAGGGCCGGGTCAGAGGGCGGGTGGCAGGGGTGGCAGACTTCCTGCAGAAGccttccccagcccttccccacccccgctGGGTTACAGGAGTGCGACGTCATGACCTACGTGAGGGAGACCTGTGGATGCTGTGGTGAGTTGAGGCCCCCACACGGTGGCAGAACGGGGCCGCTATGGGCTGGGACACTTCTGTCCTTGAGGTCTCTTGTCCAGGGGTCAGGGCCATCCGTCGGAGTCCTGCCTTCCCCTTTGCGGTCACTGCTGCCCACCATGTGCCTGGCTACACACCCCTGGGGTCTGGGAGTATCCAGGGATCAGCGCTGTCACCTGCTCACCCCTCCCATTCATCCCGCCCCTCTGCTCACCTGGCTCCTCAGCTCACCTCGCCCACCTCCtctcgcccccgccccgccccctcaccccgcccacctccccctgcccccgcccctccgcTCGCCCCGCCCACCTCCCCTTGCCCCCGCCTCGCCCCCTCACCccgcccacctcccctgcccccgcccacctcccctgcccccgcccaccTCCCCTTGCCCCCGCCTCGCCCCCCTCACCCcgcccacctccccctgccccgcccctcctATCGCCCCGCCCCTCCTATCGCCccgcccacctcccctgcccccgccctccGCTTGCCCCGCCCACCTCCCCTTGCCCCCGCCTCGACCCCCTCACCCCGCCCACCTCCCCATGCCCCCGCCCCTCCGCTCGCCCCGCCCACCTCCTCCCGCCCCTCCGCtcaccccgcccctccccctcaccacgcccacctccccctgccccgccccgcccctcaccCCGCCCACTTCCCCTGCCTCGCCCCTCCGCTCACCCCGCCCGCCCCACCCGCAGACTGTGAGAAGCGCTGCGGCGCCCTGGACGTGGTGTTCGTCATCGACAGCTCTGAGAGCATCGGCTACACCAACTTCACCCTCGAGAAGAACTTCGTCATCAACGTGGTCAACAGGCTGGGGGCCATCGCCAAGGACCCCAAGTCGGAGACGGGTCAGCTGCACTGCCGTTAGGGGGAAGGGCGCGGCATGGCAGCCAGGCTCCTGGCCACTTTCTTGAGCAGAGGCGCCAGGGGGCAGGTCGCCTGAGATCCGGCCATGAGAGAGCGTGGACGGACAGAAATCGAAGGGGAGGACCTCAGAGGGCGTCTTAGCTCTGCCGAGGGCCTCCGCTCACGTCTGTGCTGCCCCCGCAGGGACCCGCGTGGGTGTCGTGCAGTACAGCCACGAGGGCACCTTCGAAGCCATCCAGCTGGACGACGAGCGCATCGACTCGCTGTCCAGCTTCAAGGAGGCCGTCAAGAACCTCGAGTGGATCGCCGGCGGCACCTGGACGCCCTCGGCGCTCAAGTTCGCCTACAACAAGCTCATCAAGGAGAGCCGGCGCCAGAAGACGCGCGTGTTCGCCGTGGTCATCACCGACGGCCGCCACGACCCCCGGGACGATGACCTCAACCTGCGCGCGCTGTGCAACCACGACGTCACGGTGACGGCCATCGGCATCGGGGACATGTTCCACGAGAAGCACGAGAGCGAGAACCTGTACTCCATCGCCTGCGACAAGCCGCAGCAGGTGCGAAACATGACGCTCTTCTCCGACCTGGTGGCGGAGAAGTTCATCGACGACATGGAGGACGTCCTGTGCCCAGGTGAGCGGGGCGTCTGTGCGAAGGGGCAGCTGGGGGCGCCCCAGGCCGCTGGGGAGCCCCCCCCCGGACccacctcttttcctctctcctagaCCCCCAGATCGTGTGCCCCGACCTTCCCTGCCAAACAGGTAAGGCCGGTGCTGCTGAGTGCCCCTCAGGCACGCCCGCTGCCCCGGGGGGAGGGCCTGCAGGGACCCCAGAAAGTGCCACTGCAGCCCCCCCCCGAGAGAAACCTCAGAATCCAGACGTGTGCATTCAACTTCCTAGACCCCAGTGCTTccgaggagggggctgggagtaCTTCCCACCTGGCCCGCGTGGGAAGTGGCGCTGCCATcccagcactgtgctaggctctgggGCTGCTGGTCTTGAACCCAGATCTACTGTATGTGTCCCGGAGGGACAGACACCCCAGGGCCATCCCAGCTCCCCCAGGCAGAAGCCCTGGACACAGTAAATGAAATGGTTGCTCTTAAACCCTCCTGGAAGCAAGCATGTCACCAGCCACGGTGGGCAATTGACAGCTGGCCCTGACGGCCGAGCCACTGCCTCTGCTGTGGTCTGCTTGTCCCTCTGGGAGCAGACTCATTTAAGGGGCCATAAACCCCACCCAACGTGCTTGCACTAATGTGGGAGACAGGGCCTGGGGACCCACAGAGGCTGCCCCGAAGGGGCCCCTCGGGGCAGGATGGCATCAGCCTGCTGCTGCCTCTGTGGCTCTGCTGCAATGACCGGGCCATGGAGCCCATGGAGGTGCCCTGTGGCAGCCTGCCCTTGCCAGCCCACCTCCTGGAGCCAGCCCTCGACCCTCCCGCTTGTTGTGGGTGCCCAGCCTAGAAGCATTGAGATGGGCCTCTGGTGGGGGCTGCCATACCGGGCTGGGCTGGGATGTGTGGGCAGGTCTAGCACTGATGGGAACTGCATGGCCTGTGTCCGCATCCGTGTCTGCCACGACGTGAACATCTGGGCAGGCCTCTCAGGGGTCAGGTGGGCCCCCTGGGCAGGTTCAGAGGCAGACTGAGGGAGTGTGCGGAGCTGGGGACGGGGTCCCCGCAGTTGTTCTGACAGAGAACTTCCAAGGAAATGCTCACTGAGGTTGTACCAGTGACCACTCCGTGGCCATTGGCAGGCTGTGGGCTCATCCCAGAGATGACCTGGCCTGGGGTCCCCAGAAGATGGCTGCGTGTGGTGCCCAGAGCCACTCCGAACCCCAGGGCTGGCCCAAGAGCACCCACCCCAGTCTCCACGAGGGCAAAGGGGCTGAGCTGTGCCCCTGCCCCTAGGACGCCTGGGTCCTTCCAGGATGGGGCCCCACAGTCAGCTTGTCCCTGAAGGGCAGAAACCTGGCCCCAGCCCCTGGTCCCAGGGCCCAGCAGTGCTCCTGGAGGGGAAGCTTCAGGTTTCTCGCCGTGGGCGAAGTTAGCTGAGGTTCTCTGTGGACCCTCCTTATCCAGCTGAGGCCGTCCCCATTCCAGTTACTGAGTCTTTATCATAAATGCATGTGGGATGCTCTCTCTGCACCTGTTGATAAGATCAGGTGGGTTTTCTTCTTCAGCTTCTTGATGGCATGTAGTCTGTTCATTGATTTTTGAGTGTTGGCCAGCCTTACAGACCAAGGATACACCCCACTGGGTCGTGGTGTATACATGTTTTTTATATACATGTTTGGCTTCAATTGCTAATATGTTGTCGGGGATTTTTGCCTCTGTGTTCATGAGTGATCTTGGCATTAGTGCGCTTTCTGGTgatgtgtctttgtctggttttgatgtcAGAGTCACACTGGTCCCCAGCACTGTGCTCTCGCTTCCCCTGAGCCCCCAGGACCGACGGTGAAAGGGAACAGCCCCCTtagccctcccccttctcctaACCACCCCCTCTATGAACCTCACACTCTCGTTCTCCTTTAAAGTGACTAGAAATTTCCAATTAGACACAGTGACCACAGGGAGAGAAAGCAGGTGTCACTATGCTTTTAACAAACAACCTGCTTGACACAAGTGGACTCTGGCCGGCTGAGGGCTGAGCAAACGGGGCACTGGGTGGATGCTGCCAGCTTTGACATGGCCCTGACCTTCTGGCCCAAATGGCCCCATCCACCTAGAGGCTCAGCCACATCTGGGCTTGGAccaggctgggggggggcggggggggcagctCAACTGGGGAAGAACCATGAGGCCAGACCCCAGTCCAAGGCGGCCAAGGCAGATTTCCTTCCTCAACCGACAGCTGCTGCAGGAGGGAGGGCCGGGGAAACCTGAGCCCAGCTCCCCAAACCCAGGCAGGGGCTCTGGAAGGCTGGGCGCCCCGAAAGCAGGGCACAGGGCAGGCGGGGGAATGGGCCAGGCTCCCTAGGTGAGCTAACTGGGCATCCCAGGGGCACGCTCAAGTCAGGGAgcagtggcggggggtggggggtggcttaGGCGGCTGGCTGAGTCTTTGCTCCCTGGTCCCAGGGACATGGCTCTGGGCAGAGATTCACTTCTAAAGAGCGGAGGAGGATGTGTAATCCCAAATCGTCTGAAGAAACTGCCCTATGAGGAGGTCCAGGGCCCACCTGCCCATCCCCAGGTCTGGGCGGGAACAAGCCAGAAGTTCTCCTGGCAGCGCCCAGCATCCTAAGGAGGCGGGGTCTCCCAGGGGCGGGGCCTTGAGCAGCCCGCAGCCGCCAGGGCGCCCTCAGTCTCAGCAGCGGTTGAGAGTCTGGAGTTTTGCGGGTTTTCCGAGCTTCTGCACCCCATCTCCTAGGGGCTGTGCCTTGCTCCTGGCTCCCCAAAGCCACATTCATTTAGCTTTGGGGCCCTTGGCAACAGTCAGGGAGCTGCGGCCCTACCCCCACTCCTTGTCCGACCCCCTCCCTGAGCCTAGTCCACCTTCCTGGCTTTGGTCCCTCCTCGTCTCCGAGGACAGAGGCGACTGGAGGCCCGCTCACGCCGACCAGGTCCCTTAAAGCCTTCTCTGGAATCCCCCGCAGATGGAGCGTGGCCTGGCGGCGAGCCCCCGGTCGCCTTCCTCCGCACGGAAGAGGGCCCGGACGCCCCCTTCCCCAAGACCATCCCCCTGATCCAGCAGTTGCTAAACGCCACGGAGCTCACGCAGGACCCAGCCGCCTACTCCAGGCTGGTGGCCGTGCTGGTCTACACCGCGGAGCGGGCCAAGTTCGCCACGGGAGGCGAGCGGCAGGACTGGATGGACCTGTTCATTGACACCTTTAAGCTGGTGCACAGGGACATCGTGGGGGACCCCGAGACCGTGCTGGCGCTCTGCTGAAGCCATGGGGCACAGCCCCACCCGGCTGCGTTAGCTCCCAGGGGCTGCCCACCTTATGCTGTGGGGCTTAAGGCGGCAGGAAGCTATTCCCAGtccggaggccagaagtccaaaagcAAGGTGGCCCTGGGCCGCGCACCCTCTGGacctccaggggagggtccttcctgcctctccagctcctgcctctgcctctgtggtcacaGGGCCTTCCCCTTCATAGCCcagcctctccttctctcccctacAGGGACGCTTGTGGTATTTAGGACCCGGTAATCCAGGGTGGCCTCCCCACTCGAAGGCTGTAACTTAATCCCACCTGCAGAGTCCCCTTGTCATCTGAGGTTGTGGCCACAGGCTCCAGGATTAGGACGCAGGCATCCTTCGGGCGCCATCATAGCCAAAAGGAAGAGCAGAGCCTCATAAACAACCCCAGGCTCCCGCTTCACCTCTGGCCTCTGTGCCCGGTTCCCCCCGTGCGTTTCTCTGGGCTCCTAGGTTGATACATTGAGGAAAACGCTCCCCAAACCTGCAGCCCCTGCATGTCTGGCTCTGCTCACAGGGG
Coding sequences:
- the COL6A2 gene encoding collagen alpha-2(VI) chain isoform X2 yields the protein MSGRTGAAKMLHSPCSALLLWGLLGAVHAQQQEVIAPGTSDRNSCPEKADCPIHVYFVLDTSESVTMQSPTDSLLSHMQQFVLQFISQLQDELYLDQVALSWRYGGLHFSDLVEVFSPPGSDRASFTKSLQSISSFRRGTFTDCMLSNMTQEVRRHVGKVKVNFAVVITDGHVTGSPCGGIKLQAERAREEGIRLFAVPPNLQLNEQGLRDIASTPHELYRNNYATMRSDSTEIDQDTINRIIKVMKHEAYGECYKVSCLEIPGPPGPKGYRGQKGAKGNMGEPGEPGQKGRQGDPGIEGPIGFPGPKGVPGFKGEKGEFGADGRKGAPGLAGKNGTDGQKGKLGRIGPPGCKGDPGDRGPDGYVGEAGSPGERGDQGAKGDAGRPGRRGPPGENGAKGSKGYQGNNGSPGSPGVKGAKGGPGPRGPKGEPGRRGDPGTKGGPGSDGPKGEKGDPGPEGPRGLAGEVGSKGAKGDRGLPGPRGPQGALGEPGKQGSRGDPGDAGPRGDSGQPGPKGDPGRPGFSYPGPRGAPGEKGEPGPPGPEGGRGDFGSKGRPGTKGQKGEPADPGPPGEPGPRGQRGAPGPEGEPGPPGDPGLTECDVMTYVRETCGCCDCEKRCGALDVVFVIDSSESIGYTNFTLEKNFVINVVNRLGAIAKDPKSETGTRVGVVQYSHEGTFEAIQLDDERIDSLSSFKEAVKNLEWIAGGTWTPSALKFAYNKLIKESRRQKTRVFAVVITDGRHDPRDDDLNLRALCNHDVTVTAIGIGDMFHEKHESENLYSIACDKPQQVRNMTLFSDLVAEKFIDDMEDVLCPDPQIVCPDLPCQTDGAWPGGEPPVAFLRTEEGPDAPFPKTIPLIQQLLNATELTQDPAAYSRLVAVLVYTAERAKFATGGERQDWMDLFIDTFKLVHRDIVGDPETVLALC
- the COL6A2 gene encoding collagen alpha-2(VI) chain isoform X1: MSGRTGAAKMLHSPCSALLLWGLLGAVHAQQQEVIAPGTSDRNSCPEKADCPIHVYFVLDTSESVTMQSPTDSLLSHMQQFVLQFISQLQDELYLDQVALSWRYGGLHFSDLVEVFSPPGSDRASFTKSLQSISSFRRGTFTDCMLSNMTQEVRRHVGKVKVNFAVVITDGHVTGSPCGGIKLQAERAREEGIRLFAVPPNLQLNEQGLRDIASTPHELYRNNYATMRSDSTEIDQDTINRIIKVMKHEAYGECYKVSCLEIPGPPGPKGYRGQKGAKGNMGEPGEPGQKGRQGDPGIEGPIGFPGPKGVPGFKGEKGEFGADGRKGAPGLAGKNGTDGQKGKLGRIGPPGCKGDPGDRGPDGYVGEAGSPGERGDQGAKGDAGRPGRRGPPGENGAKGSKGYQGNNGSPGSPGVKGAKGGPGPRGPKGEPGRRGDPGTKGGPGSDGPKGEKGDPGPEGPRGLAGEVGSKGAKGDRGLPGPRGPQGALGEPGKQGSRGDPGDAGPRGDSGQPGPKGDPGRPGFSYPGPRGAPGEKGEPGPPGPEGGRGDFGSKGRPGTKGQKGEPADPGPPGEPGPRGQRGAPGPEGEPGPPGDPGLTECDVMTYVRETCGCCDCEKRCGALDVVFVIDSSESIGYTNFTLEKNFVINVVNRLGAIAKDPKSETGTRVGVVQYSHEGTFEAIQLDDERIDSLSSFKEAVKNLEWIAGGTWTPSALKFAYNKLIKESRRQKTRVFAVVITDGRHDPRDDDLNLRALCNHDVTVTAIGIGDMFHEKHESENLYSIACDKPQQVRNMTLFSDLVAEKFIDDMEDVLCPDPQIVCPDLPCQTELYVAQCTQRPVDIVFLLDGSERLGEQNFHKAQRFVEDVSRRLTLARRDDDPLNARVALLQFGGPREQQVAFPLTFNLTVIQEALASSRYLNSFSHVGTGIVHAINQVVLGAPAGARRHAELAFVFLTDGITGNESLEEAVHSMRKQNVVPTVVAVGSDVDADVLSKISLGDEAAVFREKDYDSLVQPGFFDRFIRWIC